One Methanolobus sp. WCC4 DNA segment encodes these proteins:
- a CDS encoding 4Fe-4S dicluster-binding protein has protein sequence MGKRLIVKIDEEKCTGCGKCVSPCAEGAIQIINGKAKVVAEELCDGMGFCIGVCPEDAITIEEREAVPFDLRKAEAQKKKTDISIKCFSCGCGEQGNYLIPVRHDMESLWVCTRCLPRLIHG, from the coding sequence ATGGGTAAGAGACTGATAGTTAAGATAGATGAAGAAAAGTGTACAGGCTGTGGGAAATGTGTTTCACCCTGTGCCGAAGGTGCTATACAGATAATCAATGGAAAGGCAAAGGTCGTAGCTGAGGAACTCTGTGACGGAATGGGATTCTGCATAGGCGTCTGCCCTGAAGATGCTATCACCATTGAGGAAAGGGAAGCTGTCCCCTTCGACCTCAGGAAGGCCGAGGCACAGAAAAAGAAGACAGACATCTCGATCAAATGCTTCAGCTGTGGCTGCGGGGAACAGGGCAATTATCTCATACCTGTAAGACATGACATGGAAAGTCTCTGGG
- a CDS encoding CGGC domain-containing protein gives MEDVKPVTKIAIIRCDIVSEACPGVGCFMAFNKRSMHFSEYDENTEMVAFFTCGGCSGRRVYRLLKSLKKRGVDVIHLSSCMQMENYPKCPHIDEIKRTVENAGIKLVEGTHH, from the coding sequence ATCGAAGATGTTAAACCTGTAACAAAGATCGCAATCATAAGATGCGATATCGTTTCGGAAGCATGTCCCGGAGTCGGATGTTTCATGGCTTTCAACAAAAGGAGCATGCATTTCAGTGAATATGATGAGAACACCGAGATGGTTGCATTTTTCACCTGCGGAGGATGCTCAGGTCGCAGGGTCTATCGCCTGTTAAAGTCATTGAAGAAAAGAGGTGTGGATGTGATCCATTTGAGTTCATGCATGCAAATGGAGAACTACCCCAAATGTCCTCATATCGATGAGATAAAAAGAACAGTTGAGAACGCAGGAATAAAACTTGTAGAAGGAACACATCATTAG
- a CDS encoding NAD(P)/FAD-dependent oxidoreductase: MAKDLLEKGAILQRDQETYAIAPHLPGGVVSAEQLRKIADVAEKYEAATLKVTSSQRVAIVGLKEGDIDNAWEDLGIKPGAAIGLCVRSVKICPGTTFCKRGQQDSVGLGLKLDEKYHGMELPCKFKMAVSGCANSCSEPAIKDIGIMGTPKGYTVMVGGNAAIRPRIADVIADELDEDEVLALVEKIIAFTKAHGSKHRLGRVIEDIGLDKFKEEVGL, encoded by the coding sequence TTGGCAAAAGACTTACTTGAAAAGGGAGCGATCCTGCAGAGAGACCAGGAGACATATGCAATTGCACCACATCTTCCTGGTGGAGTGGTTTCAGCAGAACAGCTTCGTAAGATCGCCGACGTTGCCGAGAAGTACGAGGCAGCAACATTGAAAGTAACCTCATCCCAGAGAGTTGCTATCGTTGGATTAAAAGAGGGTGATATTGACAATGCCTGGGAAGACCTCGGTATCAAACCAGGTGCAGCTATCGGACTTTGTGTCAGGAGCGTAAAGATCTGTCCGGGTACTACATTCTGTAAGCGTGGACAGCAGGACTCCGTTGGTCTCGGACTCAAGCTCGACGAGAAATACCACGGAATGGAACTTCCATGCAAGTTCAAGATGGCTGTTTCCGGCTGTGCGAACTCATGCTCAGAACCTGCTATCAAGGACATAGGTATCATGGGAACACCAAAGGGATACACTGTCATGGTCGGTGGTAATGCAGCTATCAGACCAAGAATTGCAGATGTCATTGCAGATGAACTCGACGAAGATGAAGTTCTTGCACTTGTAGAGAAGATCATCGCATTCACCAAGGCACACGGTTCAAAACACCGCCTTGGAAGAGTAATTGAAGACATCGGGCTTGACAAGTTCAAGGAAGAAGTAGGACTTTAA
- a CDS encoding helix-turn-helix domain-containing protein, which translates to MKDCTIYKTVDIIGKKWSLCILHELYKGENKQKRFNELKSKLQDVTPKTLSTRLKELEEHGLVDKNVDDSVFPIRSEYTLTQSGEEFLHVLQNIKQWGLKWQFENPDCGGTNCKTCEL; encoded by the coding sequence ATGAAAGATTGCACTATTTACAAAACAGTCGACATTATCGGCAAAAAATGGTCTTTATGCATCTTACATGAATTATATAAAGGTGAGAACAAGCAGAAAAGGTTCAATGAACTGAAGAGTAAACTGCAGGATGTAACTCCCAAGACCCTTTCTACAAGACTGAAAGAACTGGAAGAGCATGGTCTTGTTGACAAGAATGTCGATGATTCGGTATTCCCGATAAGATCGGAATACACTCTTACACAGAGTGGGGAGGAGTTCCTTCACGTTCTTCAGAACATCAAGCAATGGGGCCTTAAATGGCAGTTCGAGAACCCTGATTGTGGCGGAACCAACTGTAAGACCTGCGAACTCTGA
- a CDS encoding PspC domain-containing protein — protein sequence MDKQLRRSVSDKMVAGVCSGLGNYLGIDPVVVRLVWALATLFSMGTGILVYIVAWIVIPEE from the coding sequence ATGGATAAACAATTAAGACGTTCAGTGAGTGACAAAATGGTCGCAGGAGTTTGCAGCGGTCTTGGCAACTACCTTGGTATCGATCCGGTAGTTGTCAGGCTTGTCTGGGCACTGGCCACACTCTTCAGTATGGGCACAGGAATCCTTGTCTATATTGTAGCATGGATAGTGATCCCGGAAGAATAG
- a CDS encoding YbhB/YbcL family Raf kinase inhibitor-like protein, translating to MYGLDSSDTSISTGGAFTGKFAGTSVTIILILIVLSFSGCVEPGMEEPDVIPDPTDVNITPDEPSLIEYTIDDDPMKELTVTSPAFDNGAMIPEIYTCDSDNINPSLDVWGIPDGVPSLLLIMDDPDAPSGTFTHWVVWNIRPDEVIKEDSIPGVEGVNDAGTSSYVGPCPPSGTHRYFFKFYALDTELDLEGGSELSTVEDAMDGHVVAYGELVGLYRRS from the coding sequence ATGTACGGACTAGACAGTTCAGATACATCTATTTCAACTGGCGGTGCATTCACTGGTAAGTTTGCTGGAACATCTGTTACTATCATCCTTATATTGATAGTTCTTTCCTTTTCAGGATGCGTTGAACCCGGTATGGAAGAACCGGATGTGATCCCTGATCCTACAGATGTGAACATCACTCCTGATGAACCTTCCTTAATAGAGTATACTATCGATGACGATCCCATGAAGGAATTAACTGTGACCAGTCCTGCTTTTGATAATGGGGCCATGATACCGGAGATATACACCTGTGACAGCGACAATATCAATCCTTCTCTGGATGTATGGGGCATTCCTGATGGTGTTCCTTCATTATTGTTGATAATGGATGACCCGGATGCACCATCAGGCACTTTCACTCACTGGGTTGTCTGGAACATCCGTCCGGATGAGGTGATAAAAGAAGATAGTATTCCAGGTGTTGAAGGCGTGAACGATGCAGGCACTTCATCCTATGTGGGTCCATGTCCCCCATCAGGTACCCACAGATATTTCTTTAAATTCTATGCTCTGGATACGGAACTTGACCTTGAGGGCGGTTCAGAACTAAGTACTGTAGAAGATGCAATGGATGGACATGTTGTGGCTTACGGTGAACTGGTAGGTCTTTACAGGCGCTCATAA
- a CDS encoding glycerate kinase, with translation MTNDMRNDAYAIMSEAISAVDPSSCVYRTVRMEDGNILINDTLYELSKYENIYCIAFGKAATAMSRAIEDILGDSLTRGIAVTKYGFGSPLHKMEIYESGHPIPDANSVAAGQTIYDLLETTGPGDLIFFLISGGGSAQVTHPRKGVSLTDIVKLTDTLIRAGATIDELNTVRKHLCSIKGGGLARMAYPSDSVSLILSDVVGDPLDVVASGPTVPDRSTFSDFREIVDRYSIALSPAVAGLIEDGLEGMIEETPKAGDVVFEKTSPHLIGSNALALNEARSKASELGYNTMLLSSSIVGESKEVAKVLAAIAREERLREDPLPLPACILAGGETTVTMKGNGLGGRCQEMALSFGMEVAGLKGVLLLAVGTDGNDGTTDSAGAFADGETIRRGKDMKMDARRELYINNSHYYLRETGDLIVTGPTGTNVMDIYMILVDRF, from the coding sequence ATGACAAACGATATGAGAAATGATGCGTATGCAATAATGTCAGAGGCTATCTCTGCAGTAGATCCTTCTTCCTGTGTCTATCGGACTGTGAGAATGGAAGACGGGAATATCCTCATAAATGACACTTTGTATGAGCTTTCGAAATATGAGAACATATATTGCATAGCTTTTGGAAAGGCTGCAACAGCCATGTCAAGGGCCATTGAGGATATCCTGGGTGATTCACTTACCAGGGGCATCGCTGTCACAAAGTACGGTTTTGGCAGTCCACTACATAAGATGGAGATATATGAATCGGGGCATCCGATACCTGATGCGAACAGTGTCGCTGCCGGACAGACAATCTATGACCTTCTTGAGACCACAGGTCCAGGAGACCTTATCTTCTTCCTGATATCCGGTGGTGGTTCTGCTCAGGTCACACATCCACGAAAAGGCGTGTCGCTCACTGATATTGTGAAACTCACCGATACTCTTATTCGTGCAGGTGCTACGATAGATGAGCTTAACACCGTGAGGAAACACCTCTGCTCCATCAAGGGCGGTGGCCTTGCAAGAATGGCATATCCTTCCGACTCGGTGAGCCTTATTCTCTCTGATGTCGTGGGTGACCCTCTTGATGTGGTAGCTTCAGGTCCCACGGTCCCTGACAGATCTACATTTTCCGATTTCAGGGAGATAGTCGACAGATACAGTATTGCTTTATCACCGGCTGTTGCCGGATTGATAGAGGATGGTCTGGAAGGTATGATCGAAGAGACTCCAAAAGCAGGTGATGTGGTCTTTGAAAAGACATCCCCACATCTCATAGGAAGTAATGCGCTTGCTCTCAATGAGGCCAGAAGTAAGGCATCTGAACTTGGATACAACACGATGCTGCTCAGCTCCTCCATCGTTGGTGAGTCTAAGGAAGTTGCAAAAGTGCTAGCAGCAATCGCACGTGAAGAAAGGTTAAGGGAAGACCCCCTCCCTCTTCCTGCCTGTATCCTCGCAGGCGGTGAGACCACAGTGACCATGAAAGGAAATGGCCTGGGTGGAAGGTGTCAGGAGATGGCGCTATCATTTGGAATGGAGGTAGCCGGCCTAAAAGGAGTGCTTTTGCTTGCTGTAGGTACCGATGGTAATGATGGTACCACTGACAGTGCAGGTGCATTTGCAGATGGTGAAACGATCCGGCGTGGAAAGGATATGAAAATGGATGCAAGGCGTGAGCTGTATATCAATAATTCGCATTATTATCTCAGGGAGACAGGCGACCTGATAGTGACAGGTCCCACCGGCACAAATGTAATGGATATCTACATGATCCTGGTTGACAGGTTCTAG
- a CDS encoding TatD family hydrolase → MTQSFPITDEHMHIDPRAKGLKAVKEFQNTGGTHIFLVMKPSWTLGIKVTKPEDQIAVFDETVEISRQINETGVTSFPVLGVHPAEITKLTEYMELERAVETMKGGLDIAAGYVEKGLAVGLKSGRPHYPVSPEVWDASNEVMEYGFTLAADLDCAIQLHTETVEEPELIDITERAKKTGIKLHRVVKHYAPPLVDVCERLGIFPGVLAGKGAIEEALEQGTRFMMETDYIDDPDRPGAVLGPKTIPRRTLKLAEEFGEEPFWKIHKENPEYVYDVDIEL, encoded by the coding sequence ATGACACAGAGTTTCCCCATAACGGACGAGCACATGCACATAGACCCACGGGCAAAGGGTCTCAAAGCCGTAAAGGAGTTCCAGAATACAGGCGGAACGCACATATTCCTTGTTATGAAACCAAGCTGGACCCTTGGTATAAAGGTAACGAAGCCTGAGGACCAGATAGCCGTCTTTGATGAAACCGTTGAGATATCACGTCAGATAAACGAGACCGGTGTCACATCCTTCCCGGTTCTGGGAGTGCATCCGGCAGAGATCACAAAGCTCACCGAATACATGGAACTTGAAAGGGCGGTGGAGACCATGAAAGGAGGACTTGACATCGCTGCCGGATATGTGGAAAAGGGACTTGCTGTGGGTCTGAAGAGTGGAAGGCCTCACTATCCCGTTAGTCCTGAAGTTTGGGATGCCTCCAACGAGGTCATGGAATACGGATTCACACTGGCAGCTGATCTGGACTGTGCGATCCAGCTCCATACAGAAACCGTGGAAGAGCCGGAACTTATAGATATAACAGAACGTGCCAAAAAGACCGGAATCAAACTCCACAGGGTTGTCAAGCACTATGCTCCACCACTGGTAGATGTTTGCGAACGTCTTGGTATATTCCCCGGGGTCCTGGCAGGAAAAGGTGCCATTGAGGAAGCACTTGAACAGGGAACCCGGTTCATGATGGAGACCGACTACATCGATGACCCGGACAGACCCGGAGCAGTTCTCGGACCAAAGACCATACCCAGAAGGACATTAAAACTGGCAGAAGAGTTCGGGGAAGAACCATTCTGGAAGATCCACAAGGAAAATCCCGAATATGTCTACGATGTGGATATCGAACTCTGA
- a CDS encoding NADP-dependent isocitrate dehydrogenase — MSQRSTIIYTKTDEAPALATSSLLPIVQAYVKNAGITMETRDISLAGRIIAQFPERLTEDQKISDALSELGEMVLTPEANIIKLPNISASVPQIKATVAELQAKGYDLPDYPEDPSNDEEKAIKAKFDIAKGSAVNPVLREGNSDRRAPKAVKNYAKKHPHSMGEWKSDSRSHVSSMTDGDFYGSERSVEIEEATNFRIIFTDDAGNRTLLKDKAPLLTGEIIDASVMNKKALQAFLAEQIEDAKAQDVLFSVHLKATMMKVSDPIIFGHVVKVFFKDIFDKYGDLLSELGVNPNNGLGDLYTKIQYLPEDKQAEIKADIEAVYTKRPALAMVNSDKGITNLHVPSDVIIDASMPAAIRSSGGMWGPDGKLKDMKAIIPDRCYSGVYQETIEFCQKHGAFDPSKMGSVSNVGLMAQKAEEYGSHDKTFEMTGTGKVQVIDDNDNVLIEQPVEEGDIFRMCQVKDAPVQDWVKLAVNRAKATGTPAVFWLDENRAHDLQLIKKVNKYLKDHDTAGLEIFIKSPVEATRFSLERIQEGKDTISVTGNVLRDYLTDLFPILEVGTSAKMLSIVPLMNGGGLFETGAGGSAPKHVQQFESEGHLRWDSLGEFLALAASLEHLGNSYDNPKALVLAEALDKATELVLENGRSPSRKVNEIDNRGSHFYLAMYWAQALADQEKDSELKAIFEPVSKALMENEEKIASELLEAQGKAVDLKGYYAPDEELRSRAMRPSATLNGIIDSI, encoded by the coding sequence ATGTCACAGAGATCTACAATCATTTATACGAAAACCGATGAAGCTCCGGCTTTGGCAACCAGCTCACTCCTGCCTATTGTACAGGCTTATGTGAAGAACGCCGGAATCACTATGGAAACGAGGGATATCTCCCTGGCGGGAAGGATCATTGCCCAGTTTCCCGAAAGACTGACAGAGGACCAGAAGATCTCTGATGCCCTTTCCGAATTGGGAGAGATGGTCTTAACTCCGGAAGCCAACATTATCAAACTACCCAATATCAGCGCTTCAGTTCCCCAGATCAAAGCGACAGTGGCAGAACTCCAGGCTAAAGGGTATGATCTGCCCGATTATCCCGAAGATCCTTCTAACGATGAAGAAAAGGCGATCAAAGCGAAATTCGATATTGCCAAGGGCAGTGCTGTTAACCCTGTACTGAGAGAAGGGAATTCTGACCGCAGAGCCCCTAAAGCTGTAAAGAATTATGCGAAAAAGCATCCCCATTCCATGGGAGAATGGAAGTCCGATTCCCGGTCCCATGTATCCAGCATGACCGACGGAGATTTCTACGGTAGTGAGAGATCAGTTGAAATTGAAGAGGCTACCAATTTCAGAATTATCTTTACAGATGACGCTGGTAATAGAACACTATTGAAAGACAAAGCCCCTCTTCTGACCGGAGAGATCATTGATGCATCTGTTATGAACAAAAAAGCGCTTCAGGCATTTCTGGCTGAACAGATAGAAGATGCTAAAGCTCAAGATGTCTTATTCTCCGTTCATTTGAAAGCGACAATGATGAAAGTTTCCGACCCTATTATCTTCGGTCATGTGGTTAAGGTCTTCTTTAAAGATATATTTGATAAATATGGCGATCTGCTTTCAGAATTGGGTGTCAATCCCAACAATGGACTGGGGGATCTCTATACAAAGATCCAGTATCTGCCTGAAGACAAACAGGCTGAGATCAAAGCAGATATAGAAGCTGTGTATACAAAAAGACCGGCATTGGCTATGGTCAACTCTGATAAGGGAATTACCAATCTCCATGTTCCCAGCGATGTTATCATCGATGCTTCCATGCCTGCAGCGATCCGCTCATCAGGTGGCATGTGGGGACCGGATGGGAAACTGAAAGATATGAAAGCCATAATTCCAGATCGCTGTTATTCTGGAGTGTATCAGGAAACCATTGAGTTCTGTCAGAAACACGGTGCCTTTGATCCATCAAAAATGGGAAGCGTTTCCAATGTGGGGCTTATGGCGCAAAAAGCTGAAGAATATGGCTCACATGACAAGACCTTTGAGATGACTGGTACAGGAAAAGTTCAGGTCATCGATGACAACGATAATGTACTCATTGAACAGCCGGTAGAGGAAGGAGATATCTTCCGCATGTGCCAGGTGAAGGACGCACCTGTTCAGGACTGGGTCAAGCTGGCCGTTAACCGGGCCAAAGCCACAGGCACTCCTGCAGTCTTCTGGCTTGATGAGAACAGAGCTCACGACTTACAGCTCATTAAAAAAGTGAACAAATACCTGAAAGATCATGATACCGCCGGTTTGGAAATATTTATCAAATCTCCTGTTGAAGCGACCCGTTTCTCATTGGAGAGAATTCAAGAGGGCAAAGATACGATATCTGTGACTGGAAATGTTCTGAGGGATTATCTGACAGACCTCTTCCCTATTCTGGAAGTGGGAACCAGTGCGAAAATGCTATCCATCGTTCCCCTGATGAATGGCGGTGGACTTTTCGAGACCGGTGCCGGCGGTTCTGCACCCAAACACGTACAGCAATTTGAATCGGAAGGTCACCTGCGCTGGGATTCTCTGGGAGAATTTCTGGCCTTAGCTGCTTCTCTGGAGCATCTGGGCAACAGTTATGATAATCCTAAAGCTCTGGTTCTGGCAGAAGCACTGGATAAAGCGACAGAGCTGGTTCTGGAAAATGGAAGATCTCCTTCCCGAAAAGTGAATGAGATCGATAACAGAGGATCTCATTTTTATCTGGCAATGTATTGGGCTCAGGCTCTGGCTGATCAGGAGAAAGATAGCGAATTAAAAGCGATCTTTGAACCTGTATCTAAAGCTCTGATGGAAAATGAAGAGAAGATCGCCAGTGAGTTGTTAGAAGCTCAGGGCAAAGCTGTGGATCTCAAAGGATACTATGCTCCGGATGAAGAGTTGAGATCCCGGGCCATGAGACCCAGTGCGACCTTGAATGGGATCATCGATTCCATTTAA
- a CDS encoding sulfite exporter TauE/SafE family protein: MDVILIAVIIFFLAVIFSMLGLGGSLVYVPLFYWLGIDMLIAIPTALLLNGITASSAAITYYRKKMIDLQVAAPFVVTSIIGAPLGAYFTRFVSTEILLWILSIVLIFAGARMLFFGKGGAKNASTNATDKKNRSLIGIVLGFGIGFFAGLLGLGGGVFIVPVLIALGFETKRASATSAFIVLFSSFSGFFGHLTTGHLDMNLMIYTALAAFIGGQVGSHLMHSKMKSETIKQMFGVVLWIMAIKIVYGLI, translated from the coding sequence ATGGATGTTATTCTAATTGCTGTTATCATCTTTTTTCTAGCCGTTATATTTTCAATGCTTGGCCTGGGTGGCTCCCTGGTATATGTGCCTTTATTTTACTGGCTCGGCATTGATATGCTCATTGCAATACCTACAGCATTGCTTCTCAATGGTATAACTGCCAGCTCAGCAGCGATCACCTATTACAGAAAAAAAATGATAGACTTGCAAGTAGCAGCACCTTTTGTAGTGACTTCCATCATTGGAGCTCCACTCGGTGCTTACTTTACCAGGTTCGTTTCAACTGAGATACTGCTATGGATACTTAGCATTGTGCTGATCTTTGCCGGAGCAAGAATGCTATTTTTTGGAAAAGGTGGAGCAAAGAATGCATCAACTAATGCCACGGATAAGAAGAACAGATCCCTCATTGGTATCGTTCTTGGATTTGGGATCGGTTTTTTCGCCGGGCTTCTCGGACTTGGCGGCGGTGTGTTCATTGTACCGGTTTTGATCGCACTTGGGTTTGAGACAAAACGTGCTTCAGCCACATCAGCTTTCATTGTGTTGTTCTCCTCATTCTCAGGGTTCTTTGGTCACCTGACAACAGGACACCTGGACATGAATCTCATGATCTATACAGCTCTGGCTGCATTTATAGGAGGACAGGTAGGTTCACATCTAATGCATAGCAAAATGAAGTCAGAAACGATCAAACAGATGTTTGGTGTGGTTTTGTGGATAATGGCCATCAAGATCGTGTATGGATTGATATGA
- a CDS encoding FmdE family protein gives MINVNDYLETGFTFHGHRCPAMPLGMRAGAAAMNALGVDRSKDKELFMIAETGNDHAAGCFVDGLMTISGCTYGKSNIEKTYHGKMAFTLIDTIDQKAVRAYIKPEFFGNMLQSPFVEQRKSGVLPQDISSEIAEPLVNKILSIPEENFLVISPVFDYAFEKKKGVFDTGLCEECGERTFAHKLQEINGKILCKPCADK, from the coding sequence ATGATCAATGTAAATGACTATCTTGAAACAGGATTTACCTTTCACGGCCACAGGTGTCCTGCTATGCCGCTTGGAATGAGGGCCGGAGCTGCTGCTATGAATGCACTTGGCGTTGACAGATCAAAGGATAAAGAGCTTTTCATGATCGCAGAGACAGGAAATGATCATGCAGCCGGATGCTTTGTTGATGGTCTTATGACTATTTCTGGTTGTACTTATGGGAAAAGTAATATTGAAAAGACATACCATGGAAAAATGGCTTTTACACTCATCGATACTATAGATCAAAAGGCAGTCAGAGCATACATAAAACCTGAATTCTTTGGCAATATGCTACAATCACCATTTGTTGAACAGAGGAAATCAGGCGTACTCCCACAGGACATTTCTTCTGAGATCGCAGAACCCCTGGTTAACAAAATACTAAGCATACCTGAAGAAAACTTCCTCGTGATCAGTCCGGTTTTCGATTATGCTTTTGAAAAGAAAAAAGGAGTTTTTGATACAGGATTGTGTGAGGAATGTGGTGAACGTACATTTGCTCACAAATTGCAGGAGATTAATGGCAAAATACTTTGCAAACCCTGTGCAGACAAATGA
- a CDS encoding aromatic aminobenezylarsenical efflux permease ArsG family transporter, producing MTDLMAFMQSMGTSDVPLIAAFFIGLMTAVSPCPLATNITSIAYMSKEIDNGRHVLTVGMIYTLGRMTAYMLVASSIIWIGISSQNIALVLQKNGELLLGPFLLILGILMITADRFPSFKGGSVTSALGDKLKNKGYVGGFLLGFIFALSFCPFSAVLFFGMLIPIALAAQDPIIIPSIFAIATALPVLFFSILLVYSASRVGKFVNRIHIIEKGMRMLAALIFIIVGLYYSRLFVFT from the coding sequence ATGACCGATCTTATGGCCTTTATGCAATCCATGGGGACCAGTGACGTTCCTTTGATCGCTGCCTTCTTTATTGGCCTGATGACTGCTGTTAGCCCATGTCCTCTGGCAACCAACATAACATCAATAGCTTATATGTCGAAGGAAATCGACAATGGCAGACATGTACTTACTGTTGGTATGATCTACACACTTGGAAGAATGACAGCATATATGCTTGTAGCATCCTCTATCATCTGGATAGGCATAAGCAGCCAGAATATTGCTTTAGTCTTACAAAAGAACGGGGAACTGCTTTTAGGTCCATTTCTTCTAATCCTTGGAATCCTTATGATCACAGCTGACCGATTTCCTTCTTTCAAAGGAGGCAGTGTAACCAGTGCACTGGGAGATAAACTAAAGAACAAAGGATATGTGGGCGGTTTTCTGCTTGGTTTTATTTTTGCTCTTTCGTTTTGTCCTTTTAGTGCTGTACTCTTCTTTGGTATGCTCATTCCTATAGCTTTGGCCGCACAGGACCCGATAATCATACCTTCGATATTTGCGATCGCAACAGCTTTACCTGTATTGTTTTTCTCTATACTACTAGTGTATTCAGCATCCAGAGTAGGGAAATTCGTCAATAGGATCCATATTATAGAGAAAGGTATGAGAATGCTGGCAGCACTTATTTTCATAATTGTAGGCTTGTACTATTCAAGACTTTTTGTATTTACGTAA
- a CDS encoding nitrophenyl compound nitroreductase subunit ArsF family protein — translation MKKILVILFVLTLLSSGCVENNDESTSLVIDSTLRSDPHIEVIHFHGMNQCHSCQTVGSYAEETVNTYFADELRSGKLVFRHVNSELPENKELVQRYGVAYSSLWIGTYTENGFSAEQNMDVWYKIDDKAEYMSYLSKVIDEKMDGI, via the coding sequence ATGAAAAAAATACTGGTCATTCTGTTTGTTCTGACGTTACTTTCATCAGGCTGCGTTGAGAACAATGATGAAAGCACTTCACTGGTTATTGACAGCACATTGAGATCAGATCCTCATATAGAAGTTATTCACTTCCATGGAATGAACCAATGTCACAGTTGTCAGACAGTCGGATCTTATGCAGAGGAAACAGTGAATACATACTTTGCAGATGAACTAAGATCAGGAAAACTTGTATTCAGGCATGTGAACAGTGAGCTTCCTGAGAACAAGGAACTAGTTCAAAGATATGGAGTTGCCTATTCTTCTCTGTGGATAGGCACATATACAGAAAATGGTTTTTCTGCTGAGCAGAACATGGACGTCTGGTATAAGATCGATGATAAGGCAGAATATATGTCCTATTTAAGTAAAGTCATCGACGAAAAAATGGATGGAATCTAA